The segment CAGCAGGCACTCGCGCAGGCGATCCGGTTCCCAGCGATGGCTGATATGCCGTGACCAGCCGCGGTCCTCGGTGCGCTCCGCGCCGTAGTGAATCTCGCTGCCTACCGAGGTAATCCAGACATCCGGGGCGGGCACACCGTGCTCTTTGAGCACCGCTGCGGCCGAGTCCAGCCGGCGACCGGTCGCCACACCAAACACCACCTGCTTGCGATGGCGCTTGAGCCAGGCGACAAAGGCCCGCGTGGCCTTATCATCGCCCAGTAGGGTGTTGTCGATATCCGTGATCACCGCGCGATCGGCCTTGGCCAGACGCCCGGAGGTGGAATGCTGCTCGCGCCGCGTCTGACGCACTTCCTTGCTGAGCGCCTTGACCAGCTTTATGTATTTCTCGGCATGCCCGTCCCAGGAGTAATGCTGACGCACACCCTTCAGACCCGCGCGCGAATAGCGCTGCCAGCGCGGACGGTCCGCGAGCATGCCCTGGATGGCATCGGCGATGCCCTCCGGGTCCAGCGGGTCGACCAGCAGTCCGTTGTGACAGCGCGAGATAATCTCCTCGGGCCCCCCATCGTTGGTGGCAACGATCGGCGCCCCACTGGCAGCCGCCTCAATCAACGTCAGGCCAAACGGCTCGGTCAGCGCCGGGTTGACGAACACCCCCTTGCTGGCGGCGACCAGACGGTAGAGGTCGGGTACATCCTCCGAATCATGGTGTTTCGGGTAGGCCACCCGGCCGTACAGGTCGTGGCGGTCGATACGCAGCAGGAGATCGGTCATGACATCGCGTGCGCCCTTGTCGAGGTCGCGGATGTCGTCGCGATTGCCGGCCACGATTAGCAGGTTGGCGTGCTCTTGCAGCCACTCGTTGCCGGCATAGGCCTCGACCAGCGCGCGGATGTTCTTGCGCTCGTCGGCGCGTGACAGCGCCATGATCAGTGGGCGTTCGGGCTTTTGCAGAAAACGCCGGATCTCGGGCCAGATCGGCGGCTTGCGCTGGCCGCGCTTGGGCGGATGGAAACGCTCGAGATCGGTTCCGGGCGGGATCACCTCCATGCGCTCGGGCTGGTAGTTGTCGTAGGTGGCGTACTGCTCGCCGATCTCCTGACGCGTGCTGGCGATCACCCGGTGGGCATGGGCCAGGGCCTCTTCCTCGGCGTGGATCCGGGTGGCGATGTTGTAGCGCGATTCGATGTCGTCGTCGGACATCCCGCTCTCGCGCAGGCGTTCGCGCTTGACTCGACCCAGGGAATGGCCGGTCTGTAGCATCGGCGCGCCCAGCAGATTGGACAGGCGCACCGCGACGTGCCCGGCATCGGCGTAGTGGCCATGGATCACGTCCGGACGCAGCCCGATCTCGCGGATATGCCCCAGGGCGTTGTCGGCGAAGCAGTCGAGGTACGGCCAGAGCTTCTCCTTGCGCAGGTAACGCTTGGGCCCACAGTCCAGGCGCACAATATGCGCGCCATCGCCCAGAGGTTCCTCGCGCTGGGCATAGTCGTCGGAGACTCGGCTGTCGACAATGCGCCGCGTCAGCAGGTCTACCCGCCCTACCTGTGGGTGTCGCGCCAGGGCGCGCGCCAGCTCAACCACATACAGCGTCTGTCCGCCGGTATCGGCGTCACGTCCCAGCTCCAGACCCCCTCCCCGGATCAGTCCGTGGACACTGATCAGTACGAGGTACAGGCCCTCGCCGTCACGGGCCTTGCTCTGGGTCTTTTTCATCGACGCGGATGCCTCATCGCAATTCGGGTTCAGGGCTGTCGAACAGGCTCATGGTCTCGGGGTTGTCGAGCAGCGCCTGCGAGACCAGCACAGCGGTGGCCGACCAGGTCTGCTGATAGTTTGCGCGGCGGCCGATCAGGCGACCGTGACGGCCGTCGTAGTATTCCGGCCAGTCGTCGCGGTGCAGCCGTTCGGCCGCGACCGCATGTACGCTGCGTGCGAGGTCCGGCCGCCCGACCCGCAACGCGGCACCGGTAAACGCCCACAGCAGGGCCGGCCAGTTGCCGCCATTGTGATACGACCACGGGGTATTCTTGGGGTCAGAGCCGGTCAGCAGTCGCCACTCCTCGCCGCTCATCGCCGGGTAACAGATCTTCACCGGCATGGTGCCGATCAGGTCTTCGAAGCGCTGCTCGAAGGTCTGCATGATGGAACGCGACTCCTGCTCGTCGGCCAGCCCGAACAACACTGCCAGCAGATTACCGAAGCTGAAGAAACGAAAGTCCATGCGCCCCGGCCCGAGGTTGCCGACGAGATACCCGCTCTCCGAGGGCAGCCAGTCCACCAGCCAGTCGGGGATGCTCTCGGGGTAGATGTTCAGC is part of the Thioalkalivibrio sp. K90mix genome and harbors:
- a CDS encoding HAD-IIB family hydrolase; its protein translation is MKKTQSKARDGEGLYLVLISVHGLIRGGGLELGRDADTGGQTLYVVELARALARHPQVGRVDLLTRRIVDSRVSDDYAQREEPLGDGAHIVRLDCGPKRYLRKEKLWPYLDCFADNALGHIREIGLRPDVIHGHYADAGHVAVRLSNLLGAPMLQTGHSLGRVKRERLRESGMSDDDIESRYNIATRIHAEEEALAHAHRVIASTRQEIGEQYATYDNYQPERMEVIPPGTDLERFHPPKRGQRKPPIWPEIRRFLQKPERPLIMALSRADERKNIRALVEAYAGNEWLQEHANLLIVAGNRDDIRDLDKGARDVMTDLLLRIDRHDLYGRVAYPKHHDSEDVPDLYRLVAASKGVFVNPALTEPFGLTLIEAAASGAPIVATNDGGPEEIISRCHNGLLVDPLDPEGIADAIQGMLADRPRWQRYSRAGLKGVRQHYSWDGHAEKYIKLVKALSKEVRQTRREQHSTSGRLAKADRAVITDIDNTLLGDDKATRAFVAWLKRHRKQVVFGVATGRRLDSAAAVLKEHGVPAPDVWITSVGSEIHYGAERTEDRGWSRHISHRWEPDRLRECLLKVTGLELQPKEDQRAFKVSFFVDPPGELDAESIETRLYREDLHARVIYSHKRYLDLLPVRASKGLAVRYLSDKWGIPLEHVLVAGDSGNDEDMLRGRLLGVVVGNHQPELEGLRGFQRIYFADATYARGILEGIEHFDLPNRCDIPNDE